In Methanosarcina siciliae T4/M, one genomic interval encodes:
- a CDS encoding exosome complex RNA-binding protein Csl4: protein MPGFRPPAREPVRSEEDLEKGGFVLPGELVGTTEEFKPGSGATIIGGDIYSTATGSVLIDRKARVVSVKPKTLTPNILKVGDIVYGKITDVRESGAMVEVAGIEGKENREIVNSRPGDVHVSNVRDSYVKRLSDEFRPSDIIKARVIDVDRMRLTTSEDSLGVVKAYCSNCRGELVLEGKKLKCPVCNMTETRKISTEYGKGIQ from the coding sequence ATGCCGGGGTTCAGGCCGCCAGCCAGAGAACCCGTCAGATCTGAAGAAGACCTTGAAAAAGGAGGCTTTGTCCTTCCGGGTGAACTTGTCGGAACTACAGAAGAGTTTAAGCCAGGTTCCGGGGCCACAATAATTGGTGGGGATATCTATTCCACTGCCACAGGAAGTGTGCTCATTGACAGAAAAGCCAGAGTGGTCTCGGTTAAGCCAAAAACCCTTACCCCAAATATCCTTAAGGTAGGGGACATAGTTTACGGCAAGATCACTGACGTCCGCGAGTCCGGGGCGATGGTGGAAGTTGCAGGCATAGAAGGAAAAGAGAACAGGGAAATTGTCAACTCAAGGCCAGGGGATGTCCATGTTTCAAATGTGAGGGACTCCTATGTAAAGAGACTCTCAGATGAGTTCAGACCCTCTGATATCATAAAAGCCAGAGTCATTGACGTTGACAGAATGCGCCTTACAACATCCGAAGATTCCCTTGGAGTTGTAAAAGCTTACTGCTCAAACTGCAGAGGCGAACTTGTCCTGGAAGGGAAAAAGCTTAAATGCCCGGTCTGCAATATGACTGAAACCCGCAAGATCTCAACCGAGTACGGGAAAGGAATCCAGTAA
- a CDS encoding DNA-directed RNA polymerase subunit L: MELNILNKTNSELEVELIGETHTLLNLLKDLLIKDERVEAAFYDMKHVSISDPILYIKTDGTDPILVLKEAAAIIIAQCDEFIDVFNKAANA; this comes from the coding sequence ATGGAACTGAACATTCTTAATAAAACAAATAGCGAGCTTGAAGTCGAGCTTATAGGCGAAACTCATACCCTTCTCAATCTTCTTAAGGACCTCCTGATCAAAGATGAAAGGGTTGAAGCGGCTTTCTACGACATGAAACACGTGAGCATCAGTGACCCTATCCTTTACATCAAAACCGATGGTACAGACCCGATTCTGGTCTTAAAGGAAGCGGCAGCAATCATTATTGCTCAGTGTGATGAGTTCATCGATGTCTTCAACAAGGCAGCAAATGCCTGA
- the pscS gene encoding O-phospho-L-seryl-tRNA:Cys-tRNA synthase: MTLDDSSLQKYGFIKRETLGSINIDPLQTGGLLTEAARQTLVEWGDGYSVCDFCGGILDQIKKPPIHDFVHKALPEFLGCDEARVTNGARESKFAVMHSMGKPGDWIVLDGLAHYSSYVAAERAGLNVKVVPHAGSPEYYLDPEGYGTAIEEVTKESGRPPVLALVTYPDGSYGNIPDAEKIASVCHEYDVPLLLNGAYCVGRMPVSAKEIGADFIVGSGHKSMAASGPVGVLGVSEEYAPIVFRKSIYSKVKEVELLGCTARGATVMTMIASFPEVVKRVSNWDQEVENARWFSARLEDMGFIQRGQKPHSHDLMFFEAPGFYEISQKVKKGRYFLYKELKERNIHGIKSGLTKYFKLSTFGLGKEKLGVVADSFEEILKKYENI, from the coding sequence ATGACACTTGACGACTCATCTTTACAGAAGTATGGTTTCATAAAGCGAGAAACCCTCGGCAGCATAAATATCGACCCTCTGCAGACTGGCGGACTTTTGACCGAGGCAGCCAGGCAGACCCTTGTGGAATGGGGAGACGGTTACTCTGTCTGCGACTTCTGTGGTGGGATTCTGGATCAGATTAAAAAACCCCCTATCCATGATTTCGTACATAAAGCTCTCCCTGAGTTTTTAGGCTGTGATGAGGCAAGGGTTACAAACGGGGCAAGAGAGTCTAAATTTGCGGTTATGCATTCCATGGGCAAGCCCGGGGACTGGATCGTGCTTGACGGGCTTGCCCATTACTCCTCTTATGTTGCAGCCGAGAGAGCCGGTCTGAATGTAAAAGTGGTGCCACATGCAGGCAGCCCCGAATACTATCTTGATCCCGAAGGGTACGGGACAGCAATCGAAGAGGTCACAAAGGAAAGTGGAAGACCCCCCGTTCTTGCCCTTGTAACATATCCTGACGGGAGCTACGGAAACATCCCGGATGCGGAAAAGATCGCATCCGTCTGCCATGAGTATGATGTCCCTCTTCTCCTGAACGGGGCGTACTGTGTGGGAAGAATGCCCGTATCCGCAAAAGAAATCGGAGCTGACTTTATAGTGGGTAGCGGGCATAAGTCAATGGCAGCCTCCGGGCCTGTCGGAGTGCTCGGCGTAAGCGAAGAATATGCCCCAATCGTATTCAGAAAATCTATATACAGCAAGGTAAAGGAAGTCGAACTTCTTGGCTGCACTGCCCGTGGGGCAACGGTTATGACTATGATTGCATCTTTTCCAGAAGTGGTAAAGCGCGTCAGTAACTGGGACCAGGAAGTCGAAAACGCCCGGTGGTTCTCTGCAAGGCTTGAGGACATGGGCTTTATCCAGCGCGGGCAGAAACCCCATTCTCACGACCTTATGTTCTTTGAAGCTCCCGGCTTCTACGAGATTTCCCAGAAGGTCAAGAAAGGCAGGTATTTCCTCTACAAAGAGCTCAAAGAAAGAAACATTCACGGTATCAAGTCCGGGCTTACGAAATACTTCAAGCTCAGCACTTTCGGGCTCGGAAAAGAAAAGCTCGGCGTTGTTGCGGATTCTTTTGAGGAGATCCTGAAGAAATACGAGAACATTTAA
- a CDS encoding MFS transporter, giving the protein MPKSKLWTKDFVLIFIENLLAALNFYLLMIIVSGYAMNTFDSSPGEAGFSASIFIIGGLFARLFIGKWIGRIGHKKTLYSGVFLSLFMTLLYFGVNNVVILLAVRFLHGIAFGITTTATATIVANIIPAERKGEGIAYFGLSQILATAVGPFLGMFLSQHGSFSMIFTACTIASATGLLVLPFLSSLREMELTKEQLTIMKGFKFNNFFEPKVVPISIVCMFIFMCYSSVVSFLEVYSQEIHLMSAASFFFLVYAIIILISRPVIGRLFDLKGENSIMYPAILIFTTGMVLFSQAHHGYILLLSAALIGLGFGAIQSSTQAISVKITPQHRMGLANSTYFAFSDIGMGTGPLLVGLLVPFTGYRGMYTVVAVIGAICLLLYYLLHGKKAVNGKKAVYGKNKVSF; this is encoded by the coding sequence TTGCCAAAATCAAAGTTGTGGACTAAAGATTTCGTACTCATTTTCATTGAAAATTTACTCGCTGCTTTAAACTTTTACTTATTAATGATAATTGTCTCCGGATATGCAATGAATACATTTGACTCATCTCCGGGTGAAGCCGGCTTTTCTGCCAGTATATTCATAATTGGTGGGCTTTTTGCGCGTCTGTTTATCGGAAAATGGATCGGACGGATAGGTCATAAGAAGACACTTTATTCAGGAGTATTTTTGAGTTTATTTATGACGTTGTTATACTTTGGAGTTAATAATGTAGTCATCCTGCTTGCAGTCCGCTTTCTTCATGGAATAGCATTTGGTATTACTACCACAGCAACAGCTACAATCGTTGCGAATATCATTCCTGCGGAAAGGAAAGGTGAAGGTATTGCTTATTTTGGATTAAGCCAGATACTTGCAACAGCCGTCGGTCCGTTTTTAGGTATGTTCCTCAGTCAGCACGGCAGTTTCAGCATGATTTTTACTGCCTGTACAATTGCGTCAGCAACTGGCCTTTTGGTTTTACCGTTTTTATCATCTTTACGTGAGATGGAACTAACAAAAGAACAGTTGACTATAATGAAGGGGTTCAAATTCAATAATTTCTTTGAACCGAAGGTAGTTCCAATTTCAATCGTTTGTATGTTTATTTTCATGTGTTATTCAAGCGTCGTGTCCTTCCTTGAGGTGTACTCACAGGAAATTCATCTTATGAGTGCAGCCAGCTTCTTTTTTTTAGTGTATGCTATAATAATCTTAATTTCGAGACCGGTTATTGGCCGGTTGTTTGATCTCAAGGGTGAAAATTCAATCATGTACCCGGCGATTCTGATATTTACAACTGGTATGGTCCTGTTTAGTCAGGCTCATCACGGTTATATACTTTTATTATCTGCAGCTTTAATAGGTCTTGGATTTGGGGCTATACAATCCAGCACTCAGGCCATTTCTGTTAAAATAACTCCACAACATCGTATGGGGTTGGCGAATTCAACCTATTTTGCGTTCTCAGACATAGGAATGGGAACCGGTCCCTTGTTGGTTGGGTTACTGGTTCCTTTTACTGGTTACAGAGGAATGTATACGGTTGTGGCAGTTATTGGAGCGATATGCCTGTTATTGTATTATTTGTTACATGGGAAAAAGGCTGTGAATGGAAAAAAAGCTGTATATGGGAAAAATAAAGTAAGTTTCTAA
- a CDS encoding MarR family winged helix-turn-helix transcriptional regulator — protein MPDIVEDEILRRVWKLGNALVKYRNESLKDQDLTSVQAEVISFILKNEDKAEINLLDVQKHLALTHPTVIGIAKRLEEKSFIKREQSKTDARYTSLKLTKKGLEFRNVLSKKAAENEEILLQGMKDDERKEFNRLLGIALKNMTEKRE, from the coding sequence ATGCCAGATATTGTTGAAGACGAAATTCTTAGAAGAGTCTGGAAGCTTGGTAATGCTTTAGTCAAATACCGGAACGAAAGTCTTAAAGATCAGGATTTGACTTCTGTTCAGGCCGAGGTAATTTCCTTCATTTTGAAAAATGAGGACAAAGCTGAAATCAATTTGTTGGATGTGCAAAAGCACCTTGCGTTAACCCATCCGACGGTGATTGGAATTGCAAAGCGGCTGGAGGAAAAAAGTTTCATCAAGCGGGAACAGAGCAAAACAGACGCACGCTATACCAGCCTCAAGCTGACAAAAAAAGGACTTGAGTTTAGAAACGTATTGAGTAAAAAAGCTGCTGAAAATGAAGAAATTTTATTGCAGGGCATGAAGGACGATGAACGGAAGGAGTTTAACAGGCTGTTAGGCATCGCCCTTAAAAATATGACTGAAAAACGTGAATGA
- a CDS encoding ATP-binding protein, with protein sequence MKEIIREQKAVFEAEGSERLVEREALKKVSEFLKLPHVLVISGLRRSGKSTLLKQIRKNFYGNRPVYYFNFEDERLIGFVAEDFNLLYETFIELFGKSQVFFFDEIQNVEGWELFVRRMYERGFKFIITGSNSSLLSRELGTRLTGRYVGLELYPFSFPEFLKFKGVIFPEEPLTEERGLIKNAFNEYLEKGGIPEYLLFENAELLKTFYDNILYKDILVRYGLGDEKALRELALYLFSNYATEINYSKLQKLLGLGSANTVKNYIGYLENSYMVFTIPKYDYSLKKQIYAPKKVYAIDSAFINLISFKFSRDRGKMLENLVFLELKRRNLELYYHRARQECDFIVTENERPVGAIQVTMVLNGNREREYGGLLEALEAYDLDRGLILTEGEEFEEIVKDKKIIVRPIWKWLLE encoded by the coding sequence TTGAAAGAAATCATACGCGAACAAAAAGCAGTTTTTGAGGCAGAAGGATCTGAAAGGCTTGTTGAACGGGAGGCCCTTAAAAAAGTTTCCGAATTCTTGAAGCTACCTCACGTCCTTGTGATCTCGGGTTTGAGGCGTTCCGGAAAAAGTACCCTTCTTAAGCAGATTCGTAAAAATTTCTACGGGAACAGGCCGGTTTACTACTTCAATTTCGAAGATGAACGTCTCATCGGTTTTGTAGCGGAGGACTTTAATCTCCTGTATGAGACATTTATTGAGCTGTTCGGAAAAAGCCAGGTTTTTTTCTTTGATGAAATCCAGAATGTTGAAGGCTGGGAGCTCTTCGTCCGGCGGATGTATGAAAGGGGGTTCAAGTTCATCATTACGGGCTCGAACTCTTCTTTGCTTAGCCGTGAACTCGGGACCAGATTAACAGGGCGTTACGTGGGGTTGGAACTTTATCCTTTTTCTTTTCCGGAGTTCCTTAAATTCAAAGGTGTCATTTTCCCGGAAGAACCTCTCACTGAAGAGAGGGGACTTATCAAGAACGCTTTCAATGAATACCTGGAAAAAGGGGGTATCCCCGAGTACCTGCTTTTTGAAAATGCCGAACTCCTGAAAACTTTTTATGATAACATCCTTTACAAGGACATCCTTGTCCGCTACGGGCTAGGAGATGAAAAAGCCCTGAGAGAGCTTGCCCTTTACCTTTTTTCAAATTATGCCACCGAGATCAATTACAGCAAATTGCAGAAACTGCTGGGGCTGGGCAGCGCAAATACAGTCAAGAACTACATAGGCTACCTGGAAAACTCCTATATGGTCTTTACCATCCCGAAGTATGACTATTCCCTTAAAAAACAGATTTATGCCCCTAAAAAGGTTTATGCGATCGATTCTGCCTTCATAAATCTCATATCTTTCAAGTTCTCCAGGGATCGGGGTAAAATGTTGGAAAACCTTGTCTTTCTGGAACTCAAAAGGAGAAACCTGGAGCTTTACTACCACAGAGCCCGGCAGGAATGTGATTTTATTGTTACTGAAAATGAAAGGCCTGTGGGCGCTATCCAGGTGACTATGGTTTTGAATGGTAACAGGGAGCGGGAATACGGAGGGCTCCTTGAAGCTCTGGAAGCCTACGACCTTGATAGAGGTCTGATCCTTACTGAAGGAGAGGAGTTTGAAGAGATCGTTAAGGACAAAAAAATTATAGTCAGACCTATCTGGAAGTGGCTTCTGGAATAA
- a CDS encoding winged helix-turn-helix domain-containing protein, which produces MDSDENARRKEEWLERMKREGKLTRNPTEDHKFGLKVLQNTVRREILISLGSERKSFEEIKEKFNLNDSMANFHLNMLEDALYIEKIEEEGKVFYAQTPRGEGYVENVEMKK; this is translated from the coding sequence ATGGATTCAGATGAAAATGCAAGAAGAAAAGAAGAATGGCTCGAGCGAATGAAACGTGAAGGTAAACTGACGAGAAATCCTACCGAAGACCATAAATTCGGACTCAAGGTTCTTCAGAATACCGTGAGAAGAGAGATCCTTATCTCGCTCGGCAGTGAGAGAAAATCCTTTGAGGAAATAAAGGAAAAATTCAACCTGAACGACAGCATGGCAAATTTCCACCTCAACATGCTGGAAGATGCACTTTACATCGAAAAAATAGAAGAGGAAGGAAAAGTATTTTATGCCCAAACCCCGCGGGGAGAAGGGTATGTGGAAAACGTGGAAATGAAGAAGTAA
- a CDS encoding ferredoxin domain-containing protein, whose translation MKLNPELESIETLAKIVLTAARTAPKGKGIDDIVTCLLSPEEKTELAFRMEELSEIKDLKFLLRDARNVRDADAVILIGLKASGVSSLDCGACGFETCKKMLEHEKVQKEFLGPQCMIKYLDLGIAVGSAATKAKDLCIDNRIMYSAGAAACYFEIIDADVAMGIPLSVTGKNVFFDRKSTRKA comes from the coding sequence ATGAAGCTGAACCCTGAACTCGAATCAATCGAAACGCTTGCAAAGATTGTCCTCACTGCAGCCCGGACCGCCCCCAAAGGCAAAGGGATTGATGATATTGTAACCTGCCTCCTCTCGCCTGAAGAAAAAACCGAACTTGCCTTCAGGATGGAAGAGTTAAGCGAGATCAAAGACCTCAAATTTCTGCTCCGGGACGCCCGGAACGTCAGGGACGCCGATGCCGTCATCCTGATCGGGCTCAAAGCTTCGGGTGTGAGCAGCCTGGACTGCGGAGCCTGCGGTTTTGAGACCTGCAAAAAGATGCTTGAACATGAAAAAGTGCAGAAAGAGTTTCTCGGTCCCCAGTGCATGATCAAGTACCTGGACCTCGGGATTGCCGTGGGTTCGGCTGCCACAAAAGCAAAAGACCTCTGCATCGACAATAGGATCATGTATTCTGCAGGGGCTGCAGCCTGTTATTTTGAGATAATAGACGCGGATGTGGCAATGGGGATTCCGCTGAGCGTCACAGGGAAAAATGTCTTTTTTGACAGGAAGTCAACAAGAAAGGCCTGA
- a CDS encoding diaminopimelate decarboxylase, whose amino-acid sequence MVSKDLPFTKEEILKIMEKYPTPFHIYDEKAIRGNARRMKSAFKDVPGFKEFFAVKALPNPFVLKILKEEGFGADCSSLPELILAEKSGMIGDDIMFSSNDTPAEEFVKAKELGGFINLDDISHIPYLEKAAGLPEIVCFRYNPGPLKEGNAIIGKPEEAKYGFTREQMFEGYRILRDKGVKRFGMHTMVASNELNSDYFVETARILFELIVEISKELGVRFEFVNLGGGIGIPYRPEQEPVSLEAVAKGVKEAYDATITANGLAPLKVYLECGRIITGPYGYLISQVRHLKSTYKDYVGMDSCMSNLMRPGIYGAYHHITVLGKENEPPVHKYDVAGSLCENNDKFAIDRMLPEVEIGDILVIHDTGAHGHAMGFNYNGKLRSAEILLREDGSVVQIRRAETIEDYFATLDFEQLKSFR is encoded by the coding sequence ATGGTTTCAAAGGACCTCCCTTTCACAAAAGAAGAAATACTGAAAATAATGGAAAAATATCCCACTCCCTTTCATATTTATGATGAGAAAGCCATCAGGGGAAACGCCAGAAGAATGAAATCAGCTTTTAAAGACGTCCCCGGCTTTAAGGAATTTTTTGCTGTAAAAGCCCTCCCCAACCCCTTCGTTCTCAAGATCCTTAAGGAAGAAGGCTTCGGGGCGGACTGCAGTTCCCTGCCGGAACTGATCCTTGCGGAAAAATCTGGGATGATCGGCGACGATATCATGTTCAGTTCCAATGATACGCCGGCTGAGGAGTTTGTAAAAGCAAAGGAACTTGGCGGTTTTATCAACCTTGACGACATCAGCCACATTCCCTACCTGGAAAAGGCTGCAGGGCTTCCGGAAATTGTCTGCTTCAGGTACAACCCCGGCCCTCTTAAGGAAGGAAATGCAATCATCGGAAAACCCGAAGAGGCAAAATACGGTTTTACGCGGGAACAGATGTTTGAAGGGTACAGGATCCTCAGGGACAAAGGCGTAAAGCGCTTCGGGATGCACACAATGGTTGCCTCGAACGAGCTTAACTCCGACTACTTCGTTGAAACCGCAAGAATTCTTTTCGAACTCATAGTTGAGATCTCAAAAGAACTTGGAGTCCGGTTCGAATTCGTAAACCTCGGCGGCGGGATCGGAATTCCCTACAGGCCCGAACAGGAGCCGGTCTCCCTCGAAGCTGTAGCAAAAGGCGTAAAAGAGGCTTACGATGCTACCATAACAGCTAACGGGCTTGCTCCCCTCAAGGTCTACCTTGAATGCGGAAGGATTATCACCGGCCCCTACGGCTACCTTATCTCACAGGTCAGGCACCTGAAAAGCACGTACAAGGACTACGTGGGCATGGACTCCTGCATGTCAAACCTGATGCGGCCCGGGATATACGGGGCATATCACCATATAACCGTACTCGGGAAAGAAAACGAGCCCCCCGTACATAAATACGACGTAGCCGGCTCCCTCTGTGAAAACAATGACAAGTTCGCAATCGACCGGATGCTCCCTGAAGTAGAAATCGGAGACATCCTGGTGATCCACGACACAGGAGCCCACGGACATGCCATGGGATTCAACTACAATGGAAAACTCCGCTCTGCCGAAATCCTGCTGAGAGAGGACGGAAGCGTGGTGCAGATCCGCAGGGCAGAGACAATTGAGGACTACTTTGCAACCCTTGATTTTGAGCAGTTGAAAAGTTTCAGATGA
- the polX gene encoding DNA polymerase/3'-5' exonuclease PolX translates to MKNREIAELLYETADIMEFQQIEWKPRAYRRAAQNIENLGEDIEKVYERKEKKGLTEIPGIGEAIADHIAEYLETGKVKKFEDLKGKAPSGTTELMEIRGLGAKKTKRLADELKIKTVSDLKAAVNAHRIRRLEGFGERSEENIARALRNYEKSHSRMALGKALPLAEEIIFVLKTSLKTSLKTELGSKTPKIDLSKLIYTGSLRRLKETIGDIDILAEAEGEQVGKVMDAFVSLPAVGQVVSKGNTRSSVILKEGPEVDLRVVPPESYGAALQYFTGSKEHNIELRNIAQREGYKLSEYGLYEKASGKHVAGKSEEEVYRKLGLEYIVPELRENRGEIKAAIKKTLPKLIDAGDLRGDFHLHTDYSEGRASLETMVKKAETIGYEYIAVTDHSRSQRIAHGMEIDTLKAQWDEIEKLSKRFRMKILRGSEVEILKDGSLDYPDEVLKKLDIVVGAVHSGFSSTEREMTGRIVTALENRHLDILAHPSGKLLGKREAYAADFGTVFETAAANGKVMEINSQPSRLDLNDELILRAKEYGLKFCISTDSHSVSDLASMRYGLGQARRGWLEKEDVVNTYPYSRLKEVFKKLRD, encoded by the coding sequence TTGAAAAACCGTGAGATTGCCGAATTGTTATACGAAACTGCTGACATTATGGAGTTCCAGCAGATAGAGTGGAAACCGCGAGCATACCGACGGGCAGCTCAGAATATCGAAAACCTCGGAGAGGACATTGAGAAAGTATATGAGAGAAAGGAGAAAAAGGGACTGACAGAAATTCCGGGGATTGGGGAAGCCATCGCTGACCATATAGCCGAATACCTCGAAACCGGAAAGGTGAAAAAATTCGAAGACCTGAAAGGGAAAGCCCCTTCAGGCACCACCGAGCTGATGGAGATCAGGGGGCTTGGAGCAAAAAAAACAAAAAGGCTTGCCGATGAGCTCAAAATAAAAACTGTTTCGGACCTGAAAGCTGCGGTTAATGCGCACAGGATCAGGAGGCTTGAAGGTTTCGGGGAGAGAAGCGAAGAAAATATTGCCCGAGCACTTAGAAATTACGAAAAAAGTCACTCCAGAATGGCACTTGGAAAGGCACTCCCACTAGCTGAAGAAATCATATTTGTCCTGAAAACTTCCCTGAAAACTTCCCTGAAAACAGAACTGGGAAGCAAAACCCCGAAAATCGACCTCTCAAAGCTCATCTACACAGGCTCCCTGCGCAGGCTGAAAGAGACGATAGGGGATATCGATATCCTTGCAGAAGCAGAAGGAGAACAGGTGGGAAAAGTAATGGATGCCTTTGTTTCCCTCCCTGCTGTTGGACAGGTAGTCTCAAAAGGTAACACAAGAAGCAGCGTGATCCTCAAAGAAGGACCGGAAGTGGACCTGAGGGTTGTTCCTCCTGAAAGTTACGGGGCTGCGCTTCAGTATTTCACGGGCTCAAAGGAGCACAATATAGAACTCCGGAATATTGCCCAGAGAGAAGGTTACAAGCTTTCCGAATATGGACTGTACGAAAAAGCTTCAGGAAAACATGTTGCAGGTAAAAGTGAGGAAGAAGTATACAGGAAACTGGGACTTGAATACATCGTACCCGAACTCCGGGAAAACCGGGGAGAGATAAAGGCTGCAATAAAAAAAACTCTTCCAAAACTTATAGATGCCGGAGACCTCAGGGGAGACTTCCATCTGCATACGGACTACAGCGAAGGAAGGGCCAGCCTTGAGACAATGGTGAAAAAAGCCGAAACTATAGGGTACGAATATATTGCCGTTACAGACCATTCGCGTTCCCAGAGAATTGCACACGGAATGGAAATCGATACTCTGAAAGCACAGTGGGATGAGATCGAAAAGTTGTCAAAACGCTTCAGAATGAAAATCCTCCGAGGTTCCGAGGTAGAGATCCTTAAAGACGGGAGCCTTGACTATCCGGATGAGGTCCTTAAAAAGCTCGATATCGTAGTCGGAGCTGTGCACTCAGGTTTTTCCTCTACGGAAAGAGAGATGACAGGAAGAATTGTCACCGCTCTTGAAAACAGGCACCTTGACATACTTGCACACCCTTCAGGCAAACTGCTCGGGAAAAGGGAAGCTTATGCGGCTGATTTCGGAACGGTCTTTGAGACAGCAGCGGCAAACGGGAAGGTAATGGAGATCAACAGCCAGCCCTCCAGGCTGGACCTTAACGATGAGCTCATCCTGAGAGCAAAAGAGTACGGACTGAAATTCTGCATTTCAACGGACAGCCATTCCGTGTCAGACCTTGCTTCCATGCGTTACGGGCTCGGGCAAGCAAGGAGAGGCTGGCTTGAAAAAGAAGATGTTGTCAATACCTACCCATACTCCAGGCTCAAGGAAGTTTTCAAAAAACTCCGGGATTGA
- a CDS encoding ATP-dependent DNA ligase, with the protein MVRFKELAGLFEELEQITSHKEIVRKLAGFFEGLKGNEVKDSAYLFLGSIGPAFENTTLGIKDRLVTRAIAGAYGISEEEVKKLYARAGDLGDVAFELSKKREASLTIEEVFKRLRQIKEVSGKGSQEEKIGLLSDILQKATPEEGKYIIRIVFGRLRLGFGDQFLLEAFSIAFTGDKKHAGKIKESYSVCTDIGELAQTLAEHGAGAPGYFSIKPGRPVKSMLAQRVESFEELEERIRGKKAAEEKYDGERVQVHKAGDEIKAFSRRLEDITYQYPDVIEAVRESISSDTIVLDGEIVAYAELEKDNTRIEEFYPFQNLMQRRRKYEVEKYREKCPVAVFFFDILYLNGESLLKKTYSERRAILEENVRGSGIMHLTRRIVTENTEELEDFFNEAVEKGLEGIVVKSMSSNSVYEAGKRSWLWLKWKQEYSEGVRETFDLVVVGSYYGRGRRKGSFGALLCTALNEEEQQFETFTKVGTGFTEADAEEINSLLSTHTVSEAPKNVTIKKGMLPDVFIEPAVVIEVLGSEITNSPGHTAGEGKGETGLALRFPRFLRIRYDRGPYDATTVREIRDLKEGI; encoded by the coding sequence ATGGTGCGGTTTAAGGAGCTTGCAGGGCTTTTTGAAGAGCTTGAACAGATCACGTCTCATAAGGAAATCGTAAGGAAGCTTGCAGGATTTTTTGAGGGACTTAAAGGGAACGAGGTGAAGGATAGTGCCTATCTTTTTCTTGGGAGCATAGGCCCTGCCTTTGAGAACACGACGTTAGGGATTAAAGACAGGCTTGTTACAAGAGCCATCGCAGGAGCTTATGGGATTTCCGAAGAAGAGGTCAAAAAGCTATATGCAAGGGCAGGAGACCTCGGGGATGTGGCTTTTGAGCTGAGTAAAAAAAGAGAAGCATCCCTGACAATTGAAGAGGTTTTTAAAAGGCTGAGACAGATAAAAGAAGTCTCAGGGAAAGGAAGTCAGGAGGAAAAGATCGGGCTTCTTTCGGATATCCTGCAGAAGGCCACGCCTGAGGAAGGGAAATACATAATAAGGATTGTGTTCGGGAGACTCAGGCTGGGATTTGGGGACCAGTTTTTGCTCGAAGCCTTTTCAATTGCCTTTACGGGAGATAAAAAGCATGCAGGAAAGATAAAAGAAAGCTACAGCGTCTGCACGGATATAGGAGAACTTGCACAAACCCTTGCCGAGCACGGAGCCGGGGCTCCGGGATATTTCTCCATAAAACCGGGAAGACCTGTGAAATCAATGCTTGCCCAGCGTGTTGAAAGCTTTGAAGAGCTTGAAGAAAGGATTAGAGGGAAAAAAGCGGCTGAAGAGAAATATGACGGTGAGAGGGTGCAGGTTCACAAAGCCGGAGATGAGATTAAAGCTTTTTCTCGCAGGCTTGAAGACATCACCTACCAGTACCCGGACGTTATAGAAGCTGTAAGGGAAAGTATCTCCTCGGATACAATCGTGCTTGACGGAGAAATCGTTGCATATGCCGAATTGGAAAAAGATAATACACGGATCGAAGAGTTCTACCCGTTTCAAAACCTGATGCAGAGGCGTAGAAAATACGAGGTTGAAAAGTACAGGGAGAAATGCCCTGTTGCCGTGTTCTTTTTTGATATCCTCTACCTCAACGGGGAATCCCTTCTGAAGAAAACCTACTCCGAAAGAAGAGCTATCCTCGAAGAGAACGTTAGAGGGTCAGGAATAATGCACCTCACCAGAAGAATTGTTACGGAAAACACCGAGGAGCTTGAGGACTTTTTTAACGAGGCAGTCGAGAAGGGACTTGAAGGAATTGTGGTCAAATCCATGAGCAGCAACTCTGTTTACGAAGCCGGCAAAAGGAGCTGGCTCTGGCTCAAATGGAAACAGGAATACTCCGAAGGCGTGAGGGAAACCTTCGACCTTGTTGTTGTCGGGAGCTATTACGGAAGAGGGAGAAGAAAAGGCTCCTTCGGGGCGCTCCTCTGTACAGCCCTGAATGAAGAGGAGCAGCAATTTGAAACTTTCACAAAGGTTGGCACGGGTTTTACTGAAGCGGATGCAGAAGAAATTAACAGCCTGCTTTCAACCCATACGGTAAGTGAAGCTCCAAAGAATGTTACCATAAAAAAAGGGATGCTTCCTGATGTCTTCATAGAACCGGCAGTAGTTATTGAAGTCCTCGGTTCGGAGATTACAAACAGCCCGGGGCATACGGCAGGAGAAGGGAAAGGAGAAACAGGGCTTGCACTGCGTTTTCCTCGCTTTTTGCGTATAAGGTATGACAGAGGGCCCTATGATGCCACGACTGTCAGGGAAATAAGAGACTTGAAGGAAGGAATTTGA